One window of Candidatus Binatus sp. genomic DNA carries:
- a CDS encoding carbamoyltransferase family protein: MLIVGINAYHGDASAAAIVDGMLVAAAEEERFNRIKHAAGFPVEALKYVVSAAGASPRDIDILAVARDPWARIMRKAWHALKMPSVARDRLSAQSRFASIGAEAARALGVGGSSIPVRRVEHHRAHLASSFLVSPFDQAALLSIDGLGDFASAMWGVGRGGTISPMGVVTFPHSLGIFYTALTQYLGFPKYGDEYKVMGLASYGEPEMLEEFRKIVIAPDGGRMDFMLAPEYFTHQRSGGEMTWRAGEPTIGRLYSDFLVTRLGPVRDPAEPVDKRHIAIAASMQRRLEEVIIDRLRVLQRATGLKKLCLAGGVAYNCVVNGKILKQTGFEDIYIQSAAGDAGLAIGAAFDQWHSSASRPREFVMEHANWGPQFRADEIAGLLSSRESEIASQGCVISKIEDEDELCRMTAATIADGQVVGWFQGRMEWGPRALGNRSILADPRRAGMRDILNSKIKRREMFRPFAPSILEEAAADYFTQSYPSPFMLMAYSVRPEKRAVIPATTHVDGTGRLQTVNARQNPLYHKLIREFGRQTGVPVLLNTSFNENEPVVCRPEQALDCFLRTKMDLLVMGQFTVRRGGGN; the protein is encoded by the coding sequence ATGTTAATCGTAGGAATCAACGCATATCACGGCGACGCGAGCGCCGCCGCAATCGTTGACGGGATGCTGGTCGCAGCCGCGGAAGAGGAGCGCTTCAATCGCATCAAGCACGCCGCCGGCTTTCCGGTCGAGGCCTTGAAGTACGTGGTCTCTGCCGCGGGCGCATCGCCGCGCGACATCGACATCCTCGCCGTCGCGCGCGATCCGTGGGCGCGAATCATGCGCAAGGCGTGGCACGCGCTGAAGATGCCGTCCGTTGCGCGGGACAGGTTGAGCGCGCAATCGCGCTTTGCGTCGATCGGCGCGGAAGCGGCGCGCGCGCTGGGCGTCGGCGGGAGTTCGATTCCGGTGCGCCGCGTCGAGCATCATCGCGCGCATCTGGCGAGTTCGTTCCTGGTCTCTCCGTTCGACCAAGCGGCGCTGCTGTCGATCGACGGGTTGGGCGACTTCGCCAGCGCGATGTGGGGCGTGGGGCGCGGCGGCACGATTTCGCCGATGGGCGTGGTGACATTTCCGCATTCGCTGGGAATCTTCTACACCGCGCTGACGCAGTACCTGGGGTTTCCGAAATACGGCGACGAATACAAGGTGATGGGGCTGGCGTCGTACGGGGAGCCGGAGATGCTCGAGGAGTTCCGCAAGATCGTGATCGCGCCCGACGGCGGACGCATGGATTTCATGCTCGCGCCGGAATATTTCACCCATCAGAGGTCGGGCGGTGAGATGACGTGGCGCGCAGGCGAGCCCACGATCGGAAGACTGTACTCGGACTTCCTGGTGACCCGGCTGGGCCCGGTGCGCGATCCGGCCGAGCCGGTGGACAAACGCCATATCGCGATCGCGGCGTCGATGCAGCGGCGGCTCGAGGAAGTGATAATCGATCGGCTGCGAGTTCTGCAGCGCGCGACCGGACTGAAAAAGCTCTGCCTTGCGGGCGGCGTCGCCTACAACTGCGTCGTCAACGGCAAAATCCTGAAGCAGACGGGCTTCGAGGACATCTATATACAGTCGGCGGCGGGTGATGCGGGCCTGGCGATAGGCGCGGCTTTTGACCAATGGCATTCGAGCGCATCGCGGCCGCGCGAGTTTGTGATGGAGCATGCCAATTGGGGGCCCCAATTCCGCGCCGATGAGATCGCGGGATTACTCAGTTCGCGCGAATCTGAAATAGCCAGTCAGGGTTGCGTGATTAGCAAGATCGAAGATGAAGACGAACTCTGCCGCATGACCGCCGCGACGATCGCGGACGGGCAGGTCGTGGGATGGTTCCAGGGGCGGATGGAGTGGGGGCCGCGGGCGCTGGGCAATCGCAGTATCCTGGCCGACCCGCGCCGGGCCGGGATGCGCGACATCCTGAATTCGAAAATCAAGCGCCGCGAAATGTTTCGGCCCTTTGCGCCTTCGATTCTGGAGGAAGCCGCCGCTGACTACTTCACGCAGTCCTATCCGTCACCATTCATGCTGATGGCATACTCAGTGCGGCCCGAGAAGCGCGCGGTAATTCCGGCCACGACCCACGTGGACGGAACGGGAAGGCTGCAGACGGTGAATGCGCGGCAGAACCCGCTATACCACAAGCTGATCCGCGAGTTCGGCCGTCAGACTGGAGTACCGGTGCTGCTCAACACCTCGTTTAACGAAAACGAACCGGTGGTGTGCCGCCCTGAACAGGCGCTCGATTGTTTTCTCAGAACGAAAATGGACCTGCTGGTAATGGGACAGTTCACCGTTCGCCGCGGCGGCGGAAACTAG
- a CDS encoding NAD-dependent epimerase/dehydratase family protein, with translation MKRVLVTGAGGFIGHHLVSYLKKKGEWVRGADLKYPEYEPSAADDFALLDLRRWENCLKATDGIDEVYALAADMGGMGFISAHHAEILRNNSLINIHTIDAARENGAKRYLYTSSACVYPEYRQTDPNVTPLKEEDAYPAQPQDAYGWEKLVTEHLCIHYREDYGLETRIVRFHNIFGPLGTWDGGREKAPAALCRKVSLARLNGQSEIEIWGDGEQTRSFCYIDDCLEGIYRLMRSDYREPLNLGQDRLVTINQLADIVAAAAGVSITKKHVAGPQGVRGRNSDNTRLREVLHWEPEITLEEGLRRTYLWIDQQVRAADRRIASGSSGTLENPSSAVRRGSAS, from the coding sequence ATGAAGAGAGTCCTGGTCACGGGCGCCGGTGGTTTCATCGGCCACCATCTGGTGAGTTATCTCAAGAAAAAGGGCGAATGGGTGCGCGGCGCGGATCTGAAATACCCCGAATATGAGCCGAGCGCGGCCGACGACTTTGCGTTGTTAGATCTGCGCCGGTGGGAAAACTGCCTGAAGGCGACCGATGGAATCGACGAGGTGTATGCTCTGGCCGCCGATATGGGAGGAATGGGTTTCATTTCGGCGCATCATGCCGAGATTCTGCGCAACAATTCGTTGATTAACATTCACACGATTGACGCGGCGCGCGAGAACGGCGCGAAACGCTACCTTTACACTTCGTCGGCCTGCGTTTACCCGGAGTATAGGCAGACCGATCCCAATGTCACACCGCTCAAGGAAGAAGACGCCTACCCGGCGCAGCCGCAGGACGCCTACGGTTGGGAGAAGCTGGTAACCGAGCACCTATGCATTCATTACCGGGAAGATTACGGGCTTGAGACGCGCATCGTGCGCTTCCATAACATCTTTGGCCCGCTGGGCACCTGGGACGGCGGCCGCGAGAAGGCGCCAGCCGCGTTGTGCCGCAAGGTGTCGCTCGCCAGGCTTAACGGCCAATCCGAGATCGAGATCTGGGGCGACGGCGAGCAGACGCGCTCGTTCTGTTACATCGACGATTGCCTGGAAGGCATCTACCGGTTGATGCGCTCGGATTACCGGGAGCCGCTCAACCTTGGCCAGGATCGACTCGTGACTATTAACCAACTCGCCGATATCGTCGCCGCGGCGGCGGGGGTTAGCATAACCAAGAAGCACGTAGCAGGCCCGCAAGGCGTGCGCGGCCGCAATTCTGACAACACGCGGCTGCGCGAAGTCCTTCATTGGGAGCCCGAGATAACCCTGGAAGAAGGTCTCAGGCGCACCTATCTCTGGATCGACCAGCAGGTGCGCGCGGCCGATCGTCGGATCGCGTCCGGGTCATCCGGGACGCTGGAGAATCCATCGAGCGCAGTGCGCCGCGGCTCCGCATCGTAG
- a CDS encoding NAD-dependent epimerase/dehydratase family protein, with protein MSTNSQSQAPKRLVLVTGGAGFIGSHLVDALVAAGMRVRVIDNFATGRPEYVNRAATLIEADIRDASSIGDAFDGVDTVFHVAALPRIPLSIAKPVETHMTNVVGTLNVLIAARDRKVRRVVYSGSSSVYGEQAKMPLVETMTPNPLNPYALQKHVGEQYARMFHRLFGMQTITLRYFGVYGPRMPDEGSYVLAIAAFLKARREGRALEIHGDGEQTRDFTHVSDVVSANLLAMDCEIADGRAINIGRGENVSVNRIAAMIGGATVRREARAGEMRDTLADRTQAERVLGWRPRVSIEDGIADLLK; from the coding sequence ATGAGCACAAACTCGCAATCGCAGGCGCCGAAACGTCTCGTGCTGGTGACGGGCGGCGCGGGCTTTATCGGATCGCATCTGGTGGACGCGCTGGTCGCCGCCGGGATGCGAGTGCGGGTGATCGACAACTTCGCCACCGGCCGGCCCGAGTATGTGAACCGCGCGGCCACGCTCATCGAAGCCGATATCCGCGACGCGTCATCGATCGGCGATGCTTTCGACGGTGTCGATACGGTATTCCACGTCGCCGCGCTGCCGCGCATTCCGCTTTCGATCGCGAAGCCGGTCGAAACGCACATGACCAACGTGGTTGGGACGCTGAACGTGCTGATCGCGGCGCGCGATCGGAAAGTTCGGCGCGTCGTGTACTCGGGATCGTCGTCGGTGTACGGCGAGCAGGCGAAGATGCCGCTGGTCGAGACGATGACGCCGAATCCGCTCAATCCGTACGCGCTGCAGAAGCATGTCGGCGAGCAGTACGCGCGGATGTTTCATCGGTTGTTCGGGATGCAGACGATTACGCTGCGCTACTTCGGCGTGTACGGTCCGCGAATGCCAGACGAGGGATCCTACGTGCTGGCAATCGCGGCGTTCCTGAAGGCGCGTCGCGAGGGGCGCGCGCTGGAAATTCACGGCGACGGCGAACAGACGCGGGATTTTACGCACGTCAGCGACGTGGTGTCGGCGAACCTGCTCGCGATGGACTGCGAAATAGCCGACGGGCGGGCGATAAACATCGGGCGCGGCGAGAACGTCAGCGTGAATCGGATTGCGGCGATGATCGGCGGAGCGACAGTCCGCCGCGAAGCGCGCGCCGGCGAGATGCGCGATACGCTGGCGGATCGCACCCAAGCCGAGCGGGTGCTTGGATGGCGTCCGCGCGTGTCGATCGAGGACGGGATCGCGGATTTGCTGAAGTGA
- a CDS encoding glycosyltransferase family 4 protein produces the protein MAELCDDLSRDHEVAIVAGPSRRSGFAGFRLWSHEQRGKVSIARTWGTGFSKSNLAGRLVNLGTYYLLAAIVALRLPRPDVIVAETDPPLLGALAAVLKRRWGCRLIYNVRDLYPDIAEVTGGVRNPFLLGLLRRANDYAYRRADLIVTLGHDMADRIVNKGVPADKVVVVPDWVDCGRIRPLESNPLRRSFGGKFVVMYSGNIGLSQQLETVLEAADRLRDDERILFAMIGEGARKQWLEERARAMGLPNVIFLPYQPLENLAESLTAADLHLIPLAPGAAGCLVPSKIYGILAAGRPFIAMMEERAEVAQIARENAVGFVVRPGDVAALIGAIREAVDAPQRLKQMGMRARRLAELRFDRIKVTSQFGAVLASVAMENQREKK, from the coding sequence CTGGCCGAACTTTGCGACGATCTTTCGCGCGACCACGAGGTTGCAATCGTGGCGGGGCCGTCGCGTCGCAGCGGTTTTGCGGGCTTTCGTTTGTGGTCGCATGAACAACGCGGCAAGGTTTCGATCGCTCGCACCTGGGGGACGGGATTTTCAAAGTCGAACCTGGCCGGCCGATTAGTCAATCTGGGTACCTACTACCTATTGGCGGCAATAGTGGCATTGCGGCTGCCGCGCCCCGATGTAATAGTCGCCGAGACCGATCCTCCGCTGCTCGGCGCGCTGGCGGCGGTGCTGAAACGGCGCTGGGGATGCAGGCTGATTTACAATGTGCGGGATCTTTATCCCGATATCGCGGAAGTTACCGGCGGTGTGCGCAACCCGTTCCTGCTCGGGTTGTTGCGCCGCGCCAACGACTACGCCTACCGGCGCGCCGACCTGATCGTGACGCTCGGCCATGATATGGCAGATCGAATCGTCAACAAGGGCGTCCCGGCCGACAAGGTGGTGGTGGTTCCGGATTGGGTGGATTGCGGACGCATCCGTCCGCTCGAGAGCAATCCGCTGCGCCGCAGCTTCGGGGGAAAGTTTGTCGTGATGTATTCGGGCAACATCGGACTTTCGCAGCAACTAGAGACCGTGCTCGAGGCCGCCGACCGGCTGCGCGATGACGAGCGCATTCTGTTCGCAATGATCGGCGAAGGCGCGCGCAAACAGTGGCTCGAGGAGCGGGCGCGCGCGATGGGATTGCCCAACGTGATCTTCCTGCCCTATCAGCCGCTGGAGAATCTGGCCGAGTCGCTGACTGCCGCCGATCTCCATCTCATTCCGCTCGCGCCGGGTGCGGCGGGATGCCTGGTGCCGAGCAAGATTTACGGAATCCTGGCGGCGGGCCGGCCGTTCATCGCAATGATGGAGGAGCGCGCGGAGGTCGCACAAATCGCGCGCGAAAACGCGGTCGGCTTTGTCGTGCGGCCGGGCGACGTCGCGGCTCTCATCGGCGCGATCCGCGAGGCGGTTGATGCGCCGCAGCGCCTCAAGCAGATGGGGATGCGGGCGCGCCGTCTGGCAGAGCTGCGGTTCGATCGGATCAAAGTTACCAGCCAGTTCGGCGCGGTTCTGGCCAGCGTCGCGATGGAGAACCAGCGGGAGAAAAAATGA
- a CDS encoding secondary thiamine-phosphate synthase enzyme YjbQ: MPEKAYPARTIFRTSASRSRHSVVLSDSILDIATVEPIQFIDLTDYLSEHLAMNAVESGTVTVFSRHTTAAIKINEAEELLIEDFKKMLRELIPSERGYNHNDMSRRKPPIAPDERPNAHSHLMHLLLSTSETIPVIDGRLALGTWQRVFMVELDGPRERQVMIRCEAYYPHEKAEAVELHAVDGGNGRNGATHHRAHPK; the protein is encoded by the coding sequence ATGCCAGAAAAAGCTTATCCCGCGCGGACGATATTTCGGACGAGCGCGTCACGCTCGCGCCATTCGGTGGTGCTTTCCGATTCGATTCTGGATATCGCCACCGTCGAGCCGATTCAATTCATCGACCTCACGGATTACCTGAGCGAGCATCTGGCGATGAACGCGGTCGAGAGCGGTACGGTGACTGTGTTCTCGCGGCACACGACGGCGGCGATCAAGATCAATGAAGCGGAAGAGCTGCTGATCGAGGACTTCAAGAAGATGCTGCGCGAGCTAATTCCCTCGGAGCGCGGTTACAACCATAACGACATGAGCCGCCGCAAGCCGCCGATAGCTCCCGACGAACGCCCCAACGCGCATTCGCATTTGATGCATCTGCTGCTTTCGACCAGCGAGACGATTCCGGTGATCGACGGCCGGCTGGCGCTTGGCACCTGGCAGCGCGTGTTCATGGTCGAGCTCGATGGACCCCGCGAGCGCCAGGTGATGATCCGATGCGAGGCATATTATCCGCACGAAAAGGCGGAGGCCGTGGAACTGCACGCGGTTGACGGCGGCAATGGGCGCAACGGCGCGACGCACCATCGCGCGCACCCGAAGTAA
- the metH gene encoding methionine synthase, which produces MTTDAHRIKLLNELLAERILVLDGAFGTFVLGENLSAADYGGARYEGCNENVVRTRPELIRRMHDGFLEVGADIIETASFQASSIVLAEYGLEHDAHELNRLAATLAREQAARFSTADKPRFVAGSMGPTTKSISVTGGVTFDQMRDGYQVQAEGLIEGGADILLLETVNDTLNCKAGLVGIEAAIEKLGLAPAVAVSGTIETMGTLLSGQDIEAFYTSLAHRDLLWMGLNCATGPDFMTDHLRTLSGISKFFVACVPNAGLPDEEGHYNETPAMLAGKVARFAENGWVNLVGGCCGTTPEHIRLLVQAVAGKRPRQRSTVRRSVVSGIETLVIDNDTRPVIVGERTNVLGSRKFKRLVADGKFEEASEVGRVQVRRGAHILDVCLQDPDRDEMADVTRFLEIEVKKVKVPLMIDSTDHRVIEESLKRTPGKSLINSINLEDGEDRFNKVVPLARRFGAALVVGCIDDDKQQAQAVTRDRKLQVAERSFKLLTEKYGVEPEDIIFDPLVFPVGTGDKNYIGSGVETIEGIALIKQRLPNCKTILGISNVSFGLPEAGREVLNAVMLYHCVQAGLDLAIVNSEKLHRYPSIPEQERKLAEDLIWWRGDDPIAAFAAYFRARKSTVAAEDRKSMPLDDRLARYILEGSKDGLAEDLEEALAARGPLEIINGPLMKGMDEVGRLFNTNQMIVAEVLQSAEAMKAAVAHLEPHMQKSESAAKGKIILATVKGDVHDIGKNLVEIILSNNGYRVVNLGIKVPPEELIKAFREHAPDAIGLSGLLVKSAQMMVATAQDLKTAGIDCPILVGGAALSNRFTRMKIAPEYGGLVAYANDAMNGLDLANQIMDFERRESLKRVLAEQSMKMLETAPKVADASADAAPRTSSVRRDVEIPKPPDLKTHTIRNYDLGEIFEYINPKSLYAKHLGFQNFVEAFEAGDSKARELHDRVEEVAEQILARGDISASAVYRFFPAQSDGERTVMIYSPDGKTVLESFTFGRQSDAPHLCLADYVAARDSGRTDYLCMFVTTIGAGVRALAEDWKNKGDYLRSHILQVLALEGAEAFAELLHAKIRQMWGIGDPPGLSLKDLVQAHYRGKRFSFGYPACPRLEDQAPLFRLLEVEKNAIGVQLTEGFMMDPESAVSAVVFHHPEARYFSLSPADIERLEREFEAAAVKRAAG; this is translated from the coding sequence ATGACCACCGATGCGCACCGGATCAAGCTCCTGAACGAGTTGCTCGCCGAACGAATCCTCGTTCTGGACGGCGCATTCGGCACCTTTGTGCTCGGCGAGAATCTGAGCGCCGCGGATTACGGCGGCGCTCGCTACGAAGGCTGCAACGAAAACGTCGTCCGCACCCGCCCGGAGCTGATTCGCCGGATGCACGACGGGTTTCTCGAAGTGGGCGCCGACATAATCGAGACCGCGAGCTTCCAGGCCAGCTCCATCGTGCTCGCCGAATACGGTCTCGAACACGACGCGCACGAGCTCAACCGCCTCGCTGCGACTCTCGCCCGCGAGCAAGCCGCCCGCTTCAGCACCGCCGACAAGCCGCGCTTCGTGGCGGGTTCGATGGGCCCGACGACCAAGAGCATCTCGGTCACCGGCGGCGTCACGTTCGATCAGATGCGCGACGGATACCAGGTGCAGGCCGAAGGCTTGATCGAGGGCGGCGCCGACATCCTGCTGCTCGAAACCGTCAACGACACGCTCAACTGCAAGGCCGGCTTGGTCGGCATCGAGGCTGCGATCGAAAAACTTGGGCTGGCGCCCGCGGTCGCAGTCTCGGGAACGATCGAGACGATGGGCACTCTGCTCAGCGGGCAGGACATCGAAGCATTCTACACCTCGCTCGCGCATCGCGACCTGCTCTGGATGGGCCTCAACTGCGCCACCGGTCCCGACTTCATGACCGATCACCTGCGCACCCTGTCGGGCATTTCGAAATTCTTTGTCGCGTGCGTGCCCAACGCGGGCTTGCCCGACGAAGAAGGGCATTACAACGAGACGCCTGCGATGCTCGCCGGGAAAGTCGCGCGCTTTGCCGAAAATGGATGGGTCAATCTGGTCGGTGGATGCTGCGGCACGACGCCGGAACATATTCGGCTGCTGGTTCAAGCGGTGGCAGGCAAGCGTCCGCGACAGCGCTCTACCGTCAGGCGCTCGGTGGTTTCTGGAATCGAGACGCTGGTCATCGACAACGACACGCGGCCGGTGATCGTCGGCGAGCGGACCAACGTGCTCGGCAGCCGCAAGTTCAAGCGGCTCGTCGCCGACGGCAAGTTCGAGGAAGCTTCCGAAGTGGGACGCGTGCAGGTGCGCCGCGGCGCGCACATCCTCGATGTATGCCTGCAGGATCCCGATCGCGACGAGATGGCGGATGTCACGCGCTTTCTCGAAATCGAAGTCAAAAAAGTCAAAGTGCCCCTGATGATCGATTCGACCGATCATCGCGTGATCGAAGAGTCGCTCAAGCGCACGCCGGGCAAGTCGCTGATCAATTCGATCAATCTCGAGGACGGCGAGGACCGCTTCAACAAGGTCGTGCCGCTGGCGCGCCGCTTCGGCGCCGCGCTGGTCGTCGGATGCATCGACGACGACAAGCAGCAGGCGCAAGCCGTTACGCGCGATCGCAAGCTGCAGGTGGCGGAGCGATCGTTCAAGCTGCTCACCGAAAAATACGGCGTCGAGCCCGAAGATATCATCTTCGATCCGCTGGTTTTCCCGGTCGGCACCGGCGACAAGAACTACATCGGCTCCGGCGTCGAGACGATCGAAGGCATTGCGCTGATTAAACAGCGGCTTCCGAATTGCAAGACGATCCTCGGCATCTCGAACGTCTCGTTCGGACTTCCGGAGGCGGGCCGCGAAGTATTGAACGCCGTGATGCTCTATCACTGCGTGCAGGCGGGTCTCGACCTCGCGATCGTCAACTCCGAAAAACTTCATCGCTATCCGTCGATTCCCGAACAGGAGCGGAAACTCGCCGAGGATTTGATCTGGTGGCGCGGCGACGATCCGATCGCGGCATTTGCCGCCTATTTCCGCGCGCGCAAAAGCACCGTGGCGGCCGAGGATCGCAAGTCGATGCCGCTCGACGATCGCCTGGCCCGCTACATTCTCGAGGGTTCCAAGGACGGCCTGGCCGAGGACCTCGAGGAGGCGCTGGCCGCCCGCGGACCGCTCGAAATCATCAACGGCCCGTTGATGAAGGGCATGGACGAGGTTGGGCGGCTGTTCAACACCAACCAGATGATTGTCGCCGAAGTCCTGCAATCGGCCGAGGCAATGAAGGCCGCCGTCGCGCACCTCGAACCGCACATGCAGAAGTCCGAAAGCGCGGCCAAGGGCAAGATTATTCTCGCGACGGTCAAGGGCGACGTCCACGATATCGGCAAGAACCTGGTCGAGATCATTCTCAGCAACAACGGCTACCGGGTCGTCAACCTCGGCATCAAGGTGCCCCCCGAGGAACTGATCAAGGCCTTCCGCGAGCACGCACCCGACGCGATCGGTCTGTCGGGCTTGCTCGTGAAGTCGGCGCAGATGATGGTCGCGACGGCGCAGGACTTGAAGACTGCGGGAATCGATTGTCCGATCCTGGTCGGCGGCGCGGCGTTGTCGAACCGGTTCACGCGGATGAAAATCGCGCCCGAGTACGGAGGCCTGGTCGCTTACGCCAACGACGCGATGAACGGACTCGACCTCGCCAATCAGATCATGGACTTCGAACGGCGCGAATCGCTCAAGCGCGTGCTTGCCGAGCAGTCCATGAAGATGCTCGAGACCGCGCCGAAGGTCGCCGACGCGAGCGCGGACGCAGCGCCACGCACTTCATCGGTGCGTCGGGACGTCGAGATCCCGAAACCGCCCGACCTCAAGACTCATACGATCCGCAATTACGATCTCGGCGAGATTTTCGAGTACATCAATCCCAAGAGTCTTTACGCCAAGCATCTCGGCTTTCAGAACTTTGTCGAGGCGTTCGAGGCCGGCGACTCCAAGGCGCGGGAACTTCACGATCGGGTCGAGGAAGTCGCGGAGCAGATTCTTGCGCGCGGGGACATTTCGGCCAGCGCCGTTTACCGGTTTTTCCCCGCGCAATCCGACGGCGAGCGCACGGTCATGATCTATTCGCCCGACGGCAAGACGGTGCTCGAGTCGTTCACTTTTGGCCGCCAGAGCGACGCGCCGCATTTGTGTCTGGCCGACTACGTCGCCGCGCGCGACTCCGGCCGCACCGATTATTTGTGCATGTTTGTCACTACGATCGGCGCCGGGGTGCGTGCGCTCGCGGAGGATTGGAAGAACAAGGGCGACTATCTGCGCTCGCATATCCTGCAGGTGCTCGCGCTCGAGGGCGCCGAGGCGTTTGCCGAGCTGCTGCACGCCAAGATTCGCCAGATGTGGGGAATCGGCGATCCGCCGGGACTCTCGCTGAAGGATCTCGTGCAGGCGCACTATCGCGGCAAGCGCTTCTCGTTCGGTTATCCGGCTTGTCCCCGTCTCGAGGATCAGGCGCCGCTGTTCCGCCTGCTCGAGGTCGAGAAGAATGCGATCGGCGTGCAATTGACCGAGGGTTTCATGATGGACCCCGAAAGCGCCGTCAGCGCAGTCGTCTTCCATCATCCTGAGGCCAGATATTTCAGCCTCTCACCCGCCGATATCGAGCGACTCGAGCGCGAATTCGAAGCCGCCGCCGTCAAGCGCGCCGCCGGCTAG
- the gmd gene encoding GDP-mannose 4,6-dehydratase has translation MGKVALITGVTGQDGSYLAEFLLKKGCEVHGMVRRTSSFATGRIDHLRKGFGPNSEGLQLHYGDLGDGTGLRRIIEQVRPDEVYNLAAQSHVRISFDQPEYTADVVGLGALRLLEALRDHNKRRGRAARLYQAGSSEMFGKVAESPQRETTPFHPRSPYACAKLYAHWQTINYREAYGLFACNGILFNHESPRRGENFVTRKITRSATRIKLGLQEKLALGNLEAHRDWGFAGDYVEAMWLMLQQEQPDDYVIATGETHSVQEFLEVVFDRLKLKWQDHVEIDQRFFRPAEVDLLIGDASKAKRQLGWEPKVKFEKLAELMVEADLELAERELRGKAH, from the coding sequence ATGGGGAAAGTAGCATTGATTACCGGCGTGACCGGACAGGATGGTTCCTACCTCGCCGAGTTTCTTTTGAAAAAGGGTTGCGAAGTGCATGGGATGGTGCGGCGCACTTCGAGTTTCGCCACGGGACGGATCGATCATCTGCGCAAGGGCTTCGGACCCAATTCCGAGGGTTTGCAGTTGCACTATGGCGACCTCGGCGACGGCACCGGGCTTAGGCGAATCATCGAGCAGGTGCGTCCCGACGAGGTTTACAATCTCGCCGCGCAATCGCACGTGCGCATCTCATTCGATCAGCCCGAATACACGGCCGATGTGGTCGGGCTGGGGGCGCTGCGGCTGCTCGAGGCGCTGCGCGATCACAACAAGCGCCGCGGGCGGGCTGCGCGGCTGTACCAGGCGGGATCGTCGGAGATGTTCGGCAAGGTGGCGGAAAGTCCGCAGCGCGAGACCACGCCGTTTCATCCGCGCAGTCCTTACGCGTGCGCCAAGCTCTACGCGCACTGGCAGACGATAAATTATCGCGAAGCCTACGGGCTGTTCGCCTGCAACGGAATCCTGTTCAACCACGAGTCACCCAGGCGCGGCGAAAATTTCGTCACGCGCAAGATCACGCGTAGCGCGACGCGAATCAAACTGGGCCTCCAGGAGAAGCTCGCACTCGGAAACCTGGAGGCGCACCGCGACTGGGGATTCGCCGGCGACTACGTCGAGGCTATGTGGCTGATGCTGCAGCAGGAGCAGCCCGACGATTACGTAATCGCCACCGGCGAGACCCATTCGGTGCAGGAGTTTCTCGAAGTCGTGTTCGATCGCCTGAAATTGAAATGGCAGGATCACGTCGAGATCGATCAGCGATTCTTCCGTCCCGCGGAAGTCGATCTGTTGATCGGAGACGCTTCAAAGGCGAAGCGCCAACTCGGTTGGGAACCCAAAGTGAAGTTCGAGAAGCTCGCCGAATTGATGGTCGAAGCGGATCTTGAACTTGCCGAACGCGAACTGCGCGGCAAAGCGCATTAG
- a CDS encoding cupin domain-containing protein, translating into MNRARKPIRIVPKGWGREVWIANGDLYCGKILEIRKGKKCSLHYHKLKTESFYLRSGRLIVRIKESPESATIEEFELSAGECMDVPIGLVHQMEAIEDAELFEFSTQHFDSDSHRLVRGD; encoded by the coding sequence ATGAATCGAGCGCGAAAGCCGATCCGGATTGTGCCCAAGGGATGGGGACGCGAGGTATGGATTGCAAACGGCGATCTCTACTGCGGGAAAATTCTCGAAATTCGCAAGGGCAAGAAGTGCTCGCTGCACTACCACAAACTCAAGACCGAATCGTTCTACCTGCGCAGCGGCAGATTGATCGTGCGAATCAAGGAGTCGCCGGAAAGCGCCACGATCGAGGAGTTTGAATTGAGCGCGGGCGAATGCATGGACGTGCCGATCGGATTGGTCCATCAGATGGAAGCGATCGAGGATGCCGAGCTGTTTGAATTTTCCACCCAGCACTTTGACAGCGATTCGCATCGGCTGGTGCGCGGCGACTGA